Genomic segment of Corynebacterium urealyticum DSM 7109:
TACCTGCGCTCCACCGTCGGCCACCTGGTGCTGGACGCCGGCTCCGAGACGTTGGACGCGATGCTCGACGACGCCCGGGAGAAGGGCTTCACGCTCAACCTCAACCTGCTGGGCGAGGCCGTCCTCGGCGAGGCGGAGGCCAAGCGACGCCTGCAGCAGACCATCGACCTGATTCGGAACCCGAAGGTGGAGTACGTCTCCGTCAAAGCCAGCTCCGTGGTCTCCCAGCTCAACCACTGGGACTTCCGTGGCTCCGTTGACCGGCTGAAGGACCGCCTGCGCCCGCTCTACCGGGAAGCCAAGCGCGCGGGCCAGGGGCGATCCGGAAAGCCGACCTTCGTCAACCTCGACATGGAGGCCTACGAGGACCTCGACCTCACGCTAGAGCTATTCACCGAACTTTTCGCCGAGAAGGAGTTCCTCGACCTGGAGGTCGGCATCGTCTTGCAGGCTTACCTTCCGGACTCCTTTGAGGCGCTCCAGCGACTCACTGAATTCGCGAAGCAGCGCGTGGCCCAGGGTGGCGCGAAGATCAAGGTGCGCCTGGTCAAGGGTGCGAACCTCTCGATGGAGCGGGTGGATGCGGAGATGCACAACTGGCCGCAGACCCCTTACCTCACGAAGGCGGAGGTGGACGCCAACTACCTGCGCTTGATCGACTGGGTGCTCAACCCGGAGAACGCAGGGGTAATCCGCATCGGCGTGGCCAGCCACAATGTCTATCACGTGGCACTCGCCCACAAGCTCGCCGAACAGCGGGGCGTGGCCGCGCAGCTGGACATCGAGATGCTGCAGGGCATGGCCCCAGCCCAGGCCAGCGAGGTGCAGAAGAAGACCGGCAACCTGATCCTCTACACGCCGGTCGTCCGCAAGGAAGACTTCGACGTCGCCGTCTCCTACCTGGTCCGCCGCCTCGAGGAAAACGGTGCGAAGCAGAACTTTCTGTACGCGCTGTTCACCCCGGAGGAGGACGACGACACCGGCCTGACGCCGATGGAAAACCAGGAGGAGCGCTTCCGGGATGCCGTCGCCGACCGCTGGACGACCTACCACGGGCCGCGCCGCACCCAGGACCGCATCCAGGAGGCCAAGGACAAGGTTGGCGCCACGGGCGGCTCGATCCCGGGCAACTTCCTCAACGAGCCGGATACCGATCCCGCCCTAGCGCAGAACCGCGAATGGGCACGGAGTCTGCTCACCCCGGAGGCCGACCCGGGCCCGGCGCAGTCCCCGCTGGTCACCGACCCGGCGGAGATCGACCTGGTCGTGCAGCGAGCACTCGAGGCCCACAACGGTGCGTGGGGGCAGAAGACCGGTGCGGAGCGCGCCGAGCTGCTGGATAAGGTCGCCGATTCCCTGGCGAACTACCGTGGCCGTCTGATCTCCGCCGCGGCTTTCGAGGCCGATAAGACGATCGCGGAGTCTGACCCGGAGATCTCCGAGGCCATCGACATGGCGCACTACTACGCAGAGTCTGCCCGTCAGCTCGACCGGCACCGCGGTTCAACCTTCACCCCGTACAAGGTCGTCGTGGTCACCCCGCCGTGGAACTTCCCCGTGGCGATCCCAGTTGGTGGTGTGACGGCCGCGCTTGCCGCGGGTGCCACCGTGATCCTCAAGCCCGCCCCGCAGGTGCTGCGCATCGCCGAGGTCTTCGTCGAGGCCATGCGGGAGGCCGGTGTGGGCGAAGACCTCCTGCAGCTGGTCAACGCCGACGAGGACGAGGCCGGCAAGCGCCTGATCAGCCACCCGGATGTGGAATCCGTGATCCTCACGGGGGCCTCGGAGACCGCGCAGTTGTTCCGCAGCTGGGACCCTCGCAAGGTCCTCAACGCGGAGACCTCCGGTAAGAACGCCATCATCGTCACCCCGGCTGCGGACCCGGACCTTGCGGTGGAGGATATCTACCAGTCCGCCTTCGGCAACGCCGGACAGAAATGCTCCGCAGCCTCCCTGATCATCACCGTGGGCTCGATGTCCAAAAACAAGCGCTTCATGAACCAGCTGGTCGATGCCGTCGAGTCCATCAAGGTGGGTCGCGGAACCGACATCTCCACGTACATGAACGGCATCATCGAGGCCCCCGGCGAGAAGCTGGACCGGGCGCTGCGCAAGCTCGATAAGGGCGAGAAGTGGCTGGTCAAGCCGAAGCAGCTGGACGAGACCGGCACACTGTGGAGCCCGGGCATTCGCGATAACGTACAGCCGGGCAGTTGGTACCACAAGAACGAGGCCTTCGGCCCGGTCACGGGCATCATGCACGCCAAGGACCTGGACGAGGCGATCGAGTGGCAGAACTCCACGGGCTTCGCTCTGACCGGCGGCATCCACACCATCGACCGGGACGAGACCGCCTACTGGCGCGAGCGGGTCGAGGTGGGCAATGCTTACGTGGAGCGCGGCATCACCGGCGCCATCGTGCAGCGCCAGTCCTTCGGCGGTTGGAAGGGCTCCTCCATTGGCTCCGGGGCGAAGGCGGGCGGCCCGAATTACGTCGCCCAGCAGGGCGTGTGGACCGAAGGCAATATCGAGGAGCTGACCTCCGGGACGGTCGAGCCGCACATCACCCAGATGCTGCGCGAGTTCCGCGGGCTGGGTTCCCCGGTTCTGGAGGACTCGGATCACGAGTGGCTCCGCCGGGCAGCGGAGTCCGATGCGCATGCCATGGCCGTCGAGTTCGGCGTCGAGCACGACAAGTCGGCGATGGTCGTGGAGTCCAACGTCTTCCGCTACAAACCACTGCTGGAGCCGCTGCGCGTCCGCGTCAACGCCGACGCCAAGGCACGCGACGTCCTGCGCCTACAGCTCGGGGCGGCGGTCACCGGTACCGAGCTGGATATCTCGGCGTCCGAGGAGGTAGCAGCGCAGTTCGGTGAGCTGGGCAAGAGCTTCCGGGTCGCCAGCGATCTGGTGTTCGCCGCGGAGATCTCGAAGGCTGCGAACTCCCGCATCCGCTCCCTGGGCGAGAGCCCGGATGCCTTCTACGAGGCGGCGGTCGATTCGAATTCGAAGATCTTCGACCAGCCGGTGCTACCGGATGGCCACCGTGAGCTGTTGACGATGCTGCTGGAGCAGAACATCGCCACCACCGAGCACCGCTTCGGCTACATCCACGGACTGACGCCTTAGGCGCCCTCCTCCTGCTGCTGCGCCATGCGCCAGCGGATACCGGCCTCGATGAGCCCGTCGAGGTCGCCGTCGAGGACCTTCTGCGGGTCCCCGACCTCGTACTCGGTGCGCAGGTCCTTGACCATCTGGTACGGGTGCAGCACGTAGGAGCGCATCTGGTTGCCCCAGGAGGCGTTGCCGCCTGCGCCGAGGGCATCCATTTCCGCCTTCTCCTCCTGGCGCTTCTTCTCCAGCAGCTTGGCCTGCAGCACGCGCATGGCGGAGGCCTTGTTCTGGATCTGGGATTTCTCATTCTGACAGGTCACGACGATGCCGGTCGGGATGTGGGTCAGGCGCACCGCGGAATCCGTGGTGTTCACGGACTGCCCGCCCGGACCGGAGGAGCGGTAGACGTCCACGCGAACATCCGCATCCGGCACCTCGATGGAGTCCGTCTGCTCCACGACAGGCAGGACCTCCACCTCGGCGAAGCTGGTCTGTCGGCGCCCCTGGTTGTCGAAGGGGCTGATGCGTACCAGGCGGTGGGCCCCCTGCTCCACGGAGAGCGTGCCGTACATGTAATCGCCGTGGATGACGAAGGTCGCGGACTTAATACCCGCCTCCTCCGCGTAGGAGATGTCGTAGATATCCACCTTGTGTCCGTGCTGCTCGGCCCAGCGGGTGTACATGCGCAGCAGCATTTCTGCCCAGTCCGCAGCATCCACGCCACCGGCGCCGGAACGGATGTTGACGAGCGCCTCGCGCTGGTCGTACTCGCCGGAGAGCATGGTGGTGATCTCCAAGGATTCGATGGCGGCCCGCAGCGCCGAGCGCTCTTCCTCCGCCATCGCAACGGCGTCCTCGGACGCCGCGGGGTCTTCCGCGGCTTCCTCCTCGGCCATGTTGTAGAGCACCGGGAGGTCCTCGAGCCGCTGGCGCAGTTCGCGAATTTTCTTCAGCTTGGCTTGCACGCGGGAGAGCTCCGAGGTGACCTGCTGGGCGTGATCCGGATCGTCCCACAGTGAGGGGTCGGCGGCTTGATCCTCCAGTTCGCGGGCGCGCCAGTCCAGCTCGTCGAGGTCCAACACCCGCTCGATGGTGGTCAGGGTGCCTTCCAGGTCTTTCAGATCAGAGCTCACATCCGGTTGCATAGTGCGCAAGTCTACCCGGCAGTGTGCACAATGGAATGTATGGCTAAGGCAAAGAATACGTCCACCTCCACCGGCAACTCCCCGGTGCCGGAGGAGATGCTCAACGCGATCATCAAGACCTTCATCGTCGCGCACGTCGACGACACCGATAACCACCTCGCCCAGGCGCTGGTGTATAACGCCGCCCGTCTGGCGTGGCGCATGCGAGCCTCCGGGCTTGAGACGGAGACGAAGACCTCCATCTCCGACGTCGTCACCGCCGCTGACCGCGCCGCCGAGAAGTTCATCACTGACGCGCTGGCGACGATCCGCCCGGAGGATGGCGTCCTTGGCGAGGAAGGCACCCGGCGCGAAGGGACCAGCGGGCGGACCTGGGTGATCGACCCCGTGGACGGGACCTATAACTTCACCACCGGCTCGGACTACTGGTGCTCCGCGCTGGCCCTGGTGGAGGGTGATCCGAACAACCCGGAGAAGATCATCTTCGGCGCGGTCCACCGCCCCGCGATGGGCTACACCTGGTTTGGTGGCCCGGAGATCCCCACCACCCGCGACGCCCAGCCGGTCCCGGAGTTCAAGAACACCCCAGCGGAACGCACCGTGGTCGCCACCTACCTGCACCCGCCGCTGTTTTCCGTGCCGGAGGTTCGGGACGCTTGGATCGCAGTGACCGGCAACTTCGCGACCGTCCGCATGCTCGGCTCGGCCTCCGTGGACATGGCGGGTGTGGCTTCCGGG
This window contains:
- the prfB gene encoding peptide chain release factor 2 — protein: MQPDVSSDLKDLEGTLTTIERVLDLDELDWRARELEDQAADPSLWDDPDHAQQVTSELSRVQAKLKKIRELRQRLEDLPVLYNMAEEEAAEDPAASEDAVAMAEEERSALRAAIESLEITTMLSGEYDQREALVNIRSGAGGVDAADWAEMLLRMYTRWAEQHGHKVDIYDISYAEEAGIKSATFVIHGDYMYGTLSVEQGAHRLVRISPFDNQGRRQTSFAEVEVLPVVEQTDSIEVPDADVRVDVYRSSGPGGQSVNTTDSAVRLTHIPTGIVVTCQNEKSQIQNKASAMRVLQAKLLEKKRQEEKAEMDALGAGGNASWGNQMRSYVLHPYQMVKDLRTEYEVGDPQKVLDGDLDGLIEAGIRWRMAQQQEEGA
- a CDS encoding bifunctional proline dehydrogenase/L-glutamate gamma-semialdehyde dehydrogenase; amino-acid sequence: MTSHKENSKHSAHQDLAPNRDMEGLVDVAIEQADTWLEVKETAPATKQLADMVHDPHGVEFTFSFVDRVARPEDNKVAAEEFAKIASPFKRTDPAPEFLGLIDTILVTAGSIAAPILPNVVMPIARKYLRSTVGHLVLDAGSETLDAMLDDAREKGFTLNLNLLGEAVLGEAEAKRRLQQTIDLIRNPKVEYVSVKASSVVSQLNHWDFRGSVDRLKDRLRPLYREAKRAGQGRSGKPTFVNLDMEAYEDLDLTLELFTELFAEKEFLDLEVGIVLQAYLPDSFEALQRLTEFAKQRVAQGGAKIKVRLVKGANLSMERVDAEMHNWPQTPYLTKAEVDANYLRLIDWVLNPENAGVIRIGVASHNVYHVALAHKLAEQRGVAAQLDIEMLQGMAPAQASEVQKKTGNLILYTPVVRKEDFDVAVSYLVRRLEENGAKQNFLYALFTPEEDDDTGLTPMENQEERFRDAVADRWTTYHGPRRTQDRIQEAKDKVGATGGSIPGNFLNEPDTDPALAQNREWARSLLTPEADPGPAQSPLVTDPAEIDLVVQRALEAHNGAWGQKTGAERAELLDKVADSLANYRGRLISAAAFEADKTIAESDPEISEAIDMAHYYAESARQLDRHRGSTFTPYKVVVVTPPWNFPVAIPVGGVTAALAAGATVILKPAPQVLRIAEVFVEAMREAGVGEDLLQLVNADEDEAGKRLISHPDVESVILTGASETAQLFRSWDPRKVLNAETSGKNAIIVTPAADPDLAVEDIYQSAFGNAGQKCSAASLIITVGSMSKNKRFMNQLVDAVESIKVGRGTDISTYMNGIIEAPGEKLDRALRKLDKGEKWLVKPKQLDETGTLWSPGIRDNVQPGSWYHKNEAFGPVTGIMHAKDLDEAIEWQNSTGFALTGGIHTIDRDETAYWRERVEVGNAYVERGITGAIVQRQSFGGWKGSSIGSGAKAGGPNYVAQQGVWTEGNIEELTSGTVEPHITQMLREFRGLGSPVLEDSDHEWLRRAAESDAHAMAVEFGVEHDKSAMVVESNVFRYKPLLEPLRVRVNADAKARDVLRLQLGAAVTGTELDISASEEVAAQFGELGKSFRVASDLVFAAEISKAANSRIRSLGESPDAFYEAAVDSNSKIFDQPVLPDGHRELLTMLLEQNIATTEHRFGYIHGLTP
- a CDS encoding inositol monophosphatase family protein, whose amino-acid sequence is MAKAKNTSTSTGNSPVPEEMLNAIIKTFIVAHVDDTDNHLAQALVYNAARLAWRMRASGLETETKTSISDVVTAADRAAEKFITDALATIRPEDGVLGEEGTRREGTSGRTWVIDPVDGTYNFTTGSDYWCSALALVEGDPNNPEKIIFGAVHRPAMGYTWFGGPEIPTTRDAQPVPEFKNTPAERTVVATYLHPPLFSVPEVRDAWIAVTGNFATVRMLGSASVDMAGVASGELGCWIQDSVAAWDWLPGRALVEGAGGVAEQIEAAGKTWSVAGTESAVASVKAALIGS